A genomic region of Phragmites australis chromosome 2, lpPhrAust1.1, whole genome shotgun sequence contains the following coding sequences:
- the LOC133905449 gene encoding long chain acyl-CoA synthetase 4-like, with protein MERLLASLLGFLLVGPRIAAPPVSPLLPPTCSYLAPRFAGVSHFGPHSLRTESKADAATDSRAVEGRGEGKKMQNVVEVEPGRPAADGRFSVGPTYRSAFARDGFPPPVPGLDSCYDIFRMAVEKYPNNRMLGHREIVDGKAGGYVWKTYKEVFDIANKIGNSIRSRGLAKGSRCGIYGANCPEWVITMEACNAHGIYCVPLYDTLGAGAVEFILCHAEVEIAFTEEKKVELLLKTLPKSSEFLKTIVSFGKVTQEQMEEGSKYGVLIYSWDEFLSLSGDQEFDLPVKEKTDICTIMYTSGTTGDPKGVLISNASIICLIAGVDRLLNSVNEELAEIDVYMSYLPLAHIFDRVVEELFMFHGASIGFWRGDVKLLVEDIGVLKPTILCAVPRVLDRIFSGLQAKISSGGFVKSTLFNLAYKFKQFRMMRGAKHNEAAAICDKVVFSKVKEGLGGNVRVILSGAAPLATHVEEYLRVVTCAHVIQGYGLTETCAGSFVSLPNQMSMIGTVGPPVPNIDVRLESVPEMDYDALASRARGEICIKGETLFSGYYKREDLTKEVLVDGWFHTGDIGEWQPDGSMKIIDRKKNIFKLSQGEYVAVENLENIYGLVSAIDSIWVYGNSFESFLVAVINPNKEALESWAAANGISGDFESLCQNPKAKEYFLGELSKIGKEKKLKGFEFIKDVHLEPVPFDMDRDLITPTYKKKRPQLLKYYQGVIDNMYKGAK; from the exons GTGGGCCCGCGCATCGCCGCGCCCCCCGTTTCTCCTCTGCTCCCACCAACTTGTTCCTATTTAGCCCCCCGCTTCGCTGGCGTCTCGCATTTCGGTCCCCACTCACTGCGAACGGAGTCCAAGGCAGACGCTGCCACCGATTCACGAGCGGtggaaggaagaggagagggaaaGAAGATGCAGAACGTGGTGGAGGTCGAGCCGGGCCGCCCGGCCGCCGATGGCCGGTTCTCCGTGGGGCCCACCTACCGGAGCGCCTTCGCCCGCGACGGCTTCCCGCCCCCCGTCCCCGGGCTCGATAGCTGCTACGACATCTTCCG AATGGCTGTGGAGAAGTATCCAAACAACAGAATGCTTGGTCACCGTGAGATTGTTGATGGGAAG GCTGGTGGATACGTCTGGAAGACTTACAAGGAGGTTTTTGACATTGCAAATAAAATCGGTAACTCTATTAGGAGCCGTGGACTTGCAAAG GGCAGCCGTTGCGGTATCTATGGTGCTAATTGTCCTGAATGGGTTATCACAATGGAG GCTTGCAATGCCCATGGAATCTACTGTGTTCCATTATACGACACACTTG GAGCTGGTGCAGTAGAGTTTATTTTGTGCCACGCAGAAGTTGAGATTGCTTTTACTGAGGAAAAGAAAGTTGAGCTG CTCTTGAAGACTTTACCTAAGTCAAGTGAGTTCTTGAAAA CAATTGTGAGTTTTGGCAAGGTAACTCAAGAACAAATGGAAGAAGGTTCCAAATATGGGGTGTTAATATACTCGTGGGATGAATTTCTGTCCCTG TCAGGTGACCAAGAATTTGATCTTCCAGTCAAGGAGAAGACAGATATATGCACTATAATGTATACTAGTGGAACTACTGGTGACCCGAAAGGAGTACTGATATCCAATGCGAGCATTATTTGTCTCATCGCAGGTGTGGACCGGCTGCTTAATTCTGTAAACGAGGAG CTGGCAGAAATCGACGTTTACATGTCTTACCTTCCTCTTGCGCACATCTTTGATCGTGTCGTGGAGGAGTTGTTTATGTTCCATGGTGCCTCTATTGGATTCTGGCGTGGG GATGTTAAACTGTTAGTTGAAGATATTGGTGTGCTGAAACCAACAATCTTGTGTGCTGTTCCACGTGTTCTTGATCGGATATTTTCTG GACTCCAAGCTAAAATTTCCTCTGGTGGTTTTGTAAAGAGTACACTGTTCAATCTTGCTTACAAATT CAAGCAGTTTAGAATGATGAGAGGAGCTAAGCACAATGAAGCTGCAGCCATATGTGACAAAGTAGTTTTTAGTAAG GTGAAAGAGGGTCTTGGTGGAAATGTTAGAGTTATTTTATCTGGAGCTGCTCCACTTGCCACCCATGTTGAAGAATACTTGCGAGTGGTGACGTGCGCACATGTCATACAAGGATATG GTCTCACGGAAACTTGTGCTGGATCTTTTGTTTCGTTACCAAATCAGATGTCCATGATAGGGACTGTTGGTCCTCCAGTGCCAAACATTGATGTTCGTCTGGAGTCTGTCCCAGAAATGGATTATGATGCACTTGCAAGCAGAGCTCGTGGAGAAATCTGCATCAAGGGAGAAACATTATTCTCAGGATATTACAAGCGAGAAGACCTTACAAAGGAGGTCTTGGTTGATGGATGGTTCCATACTG GTGACATTGGTGAGTGGCAACCTGATGGAAGTATGAAAATCATAGATCGTAAAAAGAACATATTCAAACTTTCACAGGGAGAATACGTGGCAGTTGAAAATTTGGAGAATATTTATGGTCTTGTTTCTGCTATAGACTCG ATATGGGTATATGGGAATAGCTTTGAGTCCTTCCTTGTCGCTGTGATCAATCCCAACAAGGAAGCTCTTGAGAGTTGGGCTGCAGCGAATGGAATCAGTGGTGATTTCGAGTCGTTGTGCCAGAACCCTAAAGCAAAGGAATACTTTTTAGGAGAACTGTCGAAAATAGGCAAAGAGAAGAAG CTCAAAGGTTTTGAATTCATAAAAGATGTACATCTCGAACCAGTGCCTTTTGACATGGATCGTGACTTGATCACTCCAACATATAAAAAGAAGCGGCCGCAGTTGCTTAAGTACTACCAG GGTGTGATTGACAACATGTACAAAGGTGCCAAGTGA